A single genomic interval of Rhizobium leguminosarum bv. trifolii WSM1325 harbors:
- a CDS encoding Xylan 1,4-beta-xylosidase (PFAM: glycoside hydrolase family 43~KEGG: ret:RHE_CH02453 beta-xylosidase protein), producing the protein MIRNPILPGFNPDPSICRVGADYYIATSTFEWYPGVQIHHSRDLVNWTLVRRPLERRSQLDMRGNPDSCGIWAPCLSYADGQFWLVYTDVKRYDGNFKDAPNYIVTAPTIEADWSEPVYVNSSGFDPSLFHDDDGRKWFVNMQWNHRTESYGGSPKSPAFDGILLQEWDPVAKALKGPIKNIFAGSPLGLVEGPHLFKRNGWYYLTTAEGGTGYDHAVTMARSRNIDGPYEMHPNMHLITSKDHPGAVLQRAGHGQYVETPEGEAYHTHLCGRPLPPKRRCTLGRETSLQKCVWRDDDWLYLENGTSVPDVDVPGLFGAAPVEKPMRSEYSFDGGTLPADFQWLRTPGPARIFNLTDRPGHLRLIARESIGSWFEQSLVARRQEHHSFRAETVIDFSPDTYQQVAGLTHYYNRHKFHAVAVTLHETLGRCVTILSCNGDYPNGRLSFPADSGVSIAADGRVQLAMEIRENDLQFFWQTEGKGAWQPIGPVLDAGVISDEGGRGEHGSFTGAFAGVFAFDTSGRAKAADFDWFNYDEL; encoded by the coding sequence ATGATCCGCAATCCCATCCTGCCCGGGTTCAATCCCGATCCGTCGATCTGCCGCGTCGGCGCGGATTATTACATCGCCACCTCGACCTTCGAATGGTATCCCGGCGTGCAGATCCACCATTCGCGCGACTTGGTGAACTGGACGCTGGTGCGCCGGCCGCTGGAGCGCAGATCGCAGCTCGACATGCGCGGCAATCCCGATAGCTGCGGCATCTGGGCGCCGTGCCTGTCCTATGCCGACGGGCAGTTCTGGCTGGTCTATACCGACGTCAAGCGCTACGACGGCAATTTCAAGGATGCGCCGAACTACATCGTCACGGCACCTACGATCGAGGCCGATTGGTCCGAGCCGGTCTATGTGAATTCCTCCGGCTTCGATCCCTCGCTCTTCCACGACGATGACGGCCGCAAGTGGTTCGTCAACATGCAGTGGAACCACCGCACCGAAAGCTATGGCGGCTCGCCGAAATCGCCGGCCTTCGACGGCATCCTGCTGCAGGAATGGGATCCGGTGGCAAAGGCGCTGAAGGGGCCAATCAAGAACATCTTCGCCGGCAGCCCGCTCGGCCTCGTCGAAGGCCCGCATCTCTTCAAGCGCAATGGCTGGTACTATCTGACCACCGCCGAGGGCGGCACCGGCTACGACCATGCCGTCACCATGGCGCGGTCGCGTAATATCGACGGGCCCTATGAGATGCATCCGAACATGCATCTCATCACCTCCAAGGATCATCCAGGCGCGGTATTACAGCGGGCAGGTCATGGCCAATATGTCGAAACGCCGGAGGGCGAGGCCTATCACACCCATCTCTGCGGCCGGCCGCTACCGCCGAAACGACGTTGCACGCTGGGGCGCGAGACATCCTTGCAGAAATGCGTCTGGCGCGACGATGACTGGCTCTATCTTGAAAACGGCACCTCGGTGCCCGATGTCGATGTGCCAGGCCTCTTTGGCGCGGCGCCGGTGGAAAAGCCGATGCGCAGCGAATACAGCTTCGATGGCGGCACGTTGCCCGCCGATTTCCAATGGCTGCGCACGCCAGGGCCCGCGCGCATCTTCAACCTGACGGATCGTCCCGGCCATCTGCGCCTGATTGCGCGCGAAAGCATCGGCTCCTGGTTCGAACAGTCGCTGGTTGCCCGCCGCCAGGAGCATCACAGTTTCCGCGCCGAGACCGTGATCGACTTCTCGCCCGACACCTATCAGCAGGTTGCGGGGCTGACGCATTACTACAACCGCCACAAATTCCACGCCGTCGCGGTGACGTTGCACGAAACACTCGGCCGCTGCGTGACGATCCTCTCCTGCAACGGCGACTACCCGAACGGCCGGCTGAGCTTTCCCGCCGACAGCGGGGTTTCGATTGCCGCCGATGGCCGCGTCCAGCTTGCCATGGAAATCCGCGAGAACGACCTGCAATTCTTCTGGCAGACCGAAGGCAAGGGCGCCTGGCAGCCGATCGGCCCGGTCCTCGACGCCGGCGTGATTTCCGACGAAGGCGGCCGCGGCGAACACGGCTCCTTCACCGGCGCTTTCGCCGGCGTGTTTGCCTTCGATACGTCGGGCCGGGCGAAGGCCGCGGATTTTGACTGGTTCAATTACGATGAGTTGTGA
- a CDS encoding ABC-2 type transporter (PFAM: ABC-2 type transporter~KEGG: rec:RHECIAT_CH0002553 multidrug ABC transporter, permease protein) — protein sequence MNIEAVKSIYFFEMARTRRTLLQSVISPVISTSLYFIVFGAAVGSRIQEVEGVSYGAFITPGLIMLTLLGQCISNGSFGIYFPKFTGTIYEVLSAPVAMTEILLGYVGAAATKGMLIGFIILLTANLFVDVRIEHPFMMILFFLLTAITFSLFGFMIGIWAGNFEQLNLIPMLVVPPLTFLGGSFYSVSMLPPFWQAVSHLNPVLYLVSGFRWSFYGIADVNPAISLAMITMFLVICLGTLAWIFKTGYRLRN from the coding sequence ATGAACATCGAGGCCGTCAAATCGATCTATTTCTTTGAGATGGCGCGCACGCGCCGCACGCTGCTGCAGAGCGTCATCTCGCCCGTGATCTCGACCTCGCTCTATTTCATCGTCTTCGGCGCCGCTGTGGGATCACGCATTCAGGAGGTAGAGGGCGTGTCCTACGGCGCCTTCATCACGCCCGGCCTGATCATGCTGACGCTGCTTGGCCAGTGCATCAGCAATGGCTCCTTCGGCATCTATTTCCCGAAATTCACCGGCACGATCTACGAGGTACTTTCCGCGCCGGTGGCGATGACGGAGATCCTGCTCGGTTATGTCGGGGCGGCGGCGACCAAGGGGATGCTGATCGGCTTCATCATTCTCCTGACTGCCAATCTCTTCGTCGACGTCAGGATCGAGCATCCCTTCATGATGATCCTGTTCTTCCTGCTGACGGCGATTACCTTCAGCCTGTTCGGCTTCATGATCGGCATCTGGGCCGGCAATTTCGAACAGCTGAACCTCATTCCCATGCTGGTCGTGCCGCCGCTGACCTTTCTCGGCGGCAGCTTCTATTCGGTCAGCATGCTGCCGCCCTTCTGGCAGGCGGTCAGCCACCTCAACCCGGTGCTCTATCTCGTCAGCGGCTTCCGCTGGAGTTTTTACGGGATCGCCGATGTCAATCCGGCGATCAGCCTGGCGATGATCACGATGTTTCTGGTGATCTGCCTGGGAACACTCGCCTGGATCTTCAAGACCGGTTACCGGCTGCGCAACTGA
- a CDS encoding transcriptional regulator, LysR family (PFAM: LysR substrate-binding; regulatory protein LysR~KEGG: ret:RHE_CH02449 LysR family transcriptional regulator), producing MNPRQLKTFLAVIRHENLTRAAAEVNLAQSSLSDQIQALEEELGAELFLRSRQGVVPTAAGSVLKAYAEEILALNDEANAAVSAAAGSAEQSVTLGTLETIAAERLAPWLSLFRKKNPDVGLKLKVGGSGELLAQLQHGSIDVAFTFDRGQQDERFLTRRICSEPLVLIGGRDSQARLPASLAALSTAPFVATETGCVYRHLFDTAFAEAQIAAPSIVTEAGSIATIIRLVASGTGYGLVPRLAVGPAATRGDVVELPWPGNPPAASLVMMWRRRRVQPPALTLLLQSASEELSPLRPADARLRHAG from the coding sequence ATGAACCCACGACAATTGAAGACATTCCTTGCGGTGATCCGGCACGAAAATCTCACGCGCGCCGCTGCCGAGGTCAATCTCGCTCAGTCAAGCCTCAGCGACCAGATACAGGCGCTGGAAGAGGAACTGGGCGCAGAACTCTTCCTCCGCTCCCGGCAGGGCGTCGTCCCGACAGCGGCAGGTTCGGTCCTCAAGGCTTACGCCGAAGAGATACTGGCGCTGAACGACGAAGCGAATGCCGCCGTCAGCGCCGCAGCCGGCAGTGCGGAGCAGTCCGTCACCTTGGGCACGCTCGAAACCATCGCCGCCGAAAGACTGGCGCCGTGGCTGTCACTCTTTCGCAAGAAGAACCCAGACGTCGGCCTCAAGCTCAAGGTCGGCGGCAGCGGCGAATTACTTGCGCAATTGCAGCACGGCTCGATCGACGTCGCCTTCACCTTCGATCGCGGGCAGCAGGATGAGCGCTTCCTGACGCGCCGCATCTGCAGCGAACCGCTGGTGCTGATTGGCGGTCGCGATTCGCAAGCTCGGCTACCTGCAAGCCTCGCGGCACTGAGCACCGCCCCCTTCGTCGCCACCGAAACCGGCTGCGTCTACCGTCACCTGTTCGACACTGCCTTTGCCGAAGCGCAGATTGCAGCACCATCAATCGTCACCGAAGCCGGCAGCATCGCGACGATCATCCGGCTCGTCGCATCCGGCACCGGTTATGGCCTCGTACCGCGCCTTGCGGTCGGCCCGGCCGCAACACGGGGCGACGTCGTCGAACTACCATGGCCGGGCAATCCACCTGCCGCTTCACTGGTGATGATGTGGCGGCGCAGGCGCGTGCAGCCGCCGGCGCTTACCCTCTTGCTGCAATCGGCAAGCGAAGAACTCTCGCCGCTCAGACCAGCCGATGCCCGCCTTCGACATGCAGGATAG
- a CDS encoding Xylose isomerase domain protein TIM barrel (PFAM: Xylose isomerase domain protein TIM barrel~KEGG: rec:RHECIAT_CH0002559 putative xylose isomerase domain protein) produces the protein MTKLSYQLYSARNFQPYSAIFEKLGKSGYAEVEGFGGIYADLDDAGLKSLRAELDKNGLVMASGHFSPDFLEKEVQKSLNIAKILGMDSIYAPHLAAEERPSDAAGWAAFGKRLQEISKPYKAAGYEFGWHNHDFEFFKLQDGSRPIEHIFEGAPDISWEADIAWVIRGGADPFAWIAKLGPRITAVHVKDIAPAGEATDESGWADVGHGKVEWARLMTALRATKAKHYVVEHDNPNDIDRNISRSIASFQSY, from the coding sequence ATGACGAAACTCAGCTACCAGCTCTATAGCGCCCGCAACTTCCAGCCCTATTCGGCGATCTTCGAAAAGCTCGGCAAATCAGGTTATGCCGAAGTCGAGGGCTTCGGCGGTATCTATGCCGATCTCGACGATGCCGGGCTGAAGAGCCTTCGCGCTGAACTCGACAAGAATGGCCTGGTCATGGCGAGCGGCCATTTCAGCCCCGATTTCCTGGAGAAGGAAGTTCAGAAGTCGCTGAACATTGCCAAGATCCTCGGCATGGATTCGATCTATGCGCCGCATCTGGCGGCCGAGGAACGGCCATCCGACGCTGCCGGCTGGGCCGCCTTCGGCAAGCGCCTGCAGGAAATCAGCAAGCCTTACAAGGCTGCCGGCTACGAATTCGGCTGGCACAATCATGATTTCGAATTCTTCAAGCTGCAGGACGGCTCGCGGCCGATCGAGCACATCTTCGAAGGCGCGCCCGACATTTCCTGGGAAGCCGATATCGCCTGGGTCATCCGCGGCGGCGCCGATCCCTTCGCCTGGATCGCGAAGCTCGGACCGCGCATCACCGCCGTGCATGTCAAGGACATCGCACCGGCCGGCGAAGCGACGGATGAGAGCGGATGGGCCGATGTCGGTCACGGCAAGGTCGAGTGGGCCAGGCTGATGACAGCGTTGCGCGCCACCAAGGCCAAGCACTACGTCGTCGAACACGATAACCCGAATGACATCGACCGCAATATCAGCCGCTCGATCGCATCCTTCCAGAGCTACTGA
- a CDS encoding conserved hypothetical protein (KEGG: ret:RHE_CH02448 hypothetical protein), which yields MNSLWPIVIGGALPALFWGITAIFQKQSATSATGSAVYLIAFGAACALAGLIAALIWRPAPWTAEGLGFAATAGACFAVGTGLISFALFTYGVPVSKLAPIWSCNVLVTLAIGAVFLGEASELDVMKLVAGTLLIISGALLVSSA from the coding sequence ATGAATTCACTCTGGCCGATCGTCATCGGCGGCGCTCTGCCGGCCCTGTTCTGGGGCATTACCGCCATCTTCCAGAAGCAGAGCGCCACATCAGCCACCGGCTCCGCTGTCTACCTGATCGCCTTCGGCGCCGCCTGTGCGTTGGCTGGGCTAATTGCCGCCCTGATTTGGCGCCCTGCCCCCTGGACCGCCGAAGGTCTCGGCTTTGCCGCCACCGCAGGCGCCTGCTTTGCCGTCGGCACCGGCCTGATCAGCTTTGCGCTTTTCACTTACGGTGTTCCCGTCTCGAAACTCGCGCCGATCTGGAGCTGCAACGTACTGGTGACGCTGGCGATCGGCGCCGTCTTTCTCGGCGAAGCCTCCGAGCTCGACGTAATGAAGCTCGTCGCCGGCACCCTCCTCATCATCTCGGGCGCCCTTCTCGTCAGCAGCGCTTGA
- a CDS encoding oxidoreductase domain protein (PFAM: oxidoreductase domain protein~KEGG: rec:RHECIAT_CH0002558 probable oxidoreductase protein), whose translation MTRELGVGIIGCGNISTTYFSLAPLFKGLKVLACADINAQAAEARAKEYGVKAQTIDELLVNDEIDVVVNLTIPDAHFRVSKAILEAGKHVYSEKPLVLSVEEGEELRRIAKEKNLAVGCAPDTFLGGAHQLARKFIDDGGIGRVTSGACYVMSPGMEMWHPNPDFFFLPGGGPILDLGPYYIANLINLIGPVKRVGGMTSMASPTRTITSQPRNGEIIPVKTPTTIQALLEFVNGATVTLTASWDVWSHRHANMELYGTDGSLYVPDPNFFGGTVEASGRDKDIKPLDAWEHPFGKINQESPNGSRANYRTAGLADMAMSLIEGRDARCSLDRTLHGVDVMTSILKSGEEGRFIDLTTTCTQPAALGIEEAQALLK comes from the coding sequence ATGACCAGGGAACTTGGCGTCGGCATCATCGGATGCGGCAACATCTCCACCACCTACTTCTCGCTGGCACCGCTCTTCAAGGGGCTTAAGGTGCTGGCTTGCGCCGATATCAACGCGCAGGCGGCCGAGGCGCGCGCCAAGGAATATGGCGTCAAAGCGCAGACGATCGACGAGCTTCTCGTCAATGACGAGATCGACGTCGTCGTCAATCTGACGATCCCGGATGCGCATTTCCGGGTATCGAAGGCGATCCTCGAGGCCGGAAAACACGTCTATTCCGAAAAGCCGCTGGTGCTCTCAGTGGAAGAGGGCGAGGAGCTTCGCCGCATTGCCAAAGAAAAGAACCTTGCCGTCGGCTGCGCGCCCGACACTTTCCTCGGCGGCGCCCATCAGCTCGCCCGCAAGTTCATCGATGACGGCGGCATCGGCCGGGTGACCTCGGGCGCCTGTTACGTGATGAGCCCTGGTATGGAAATGTGGCATCCGAACCCGGACTTTTTCTTTCTGCCGGGCGGCGGCCCGATCCTCGATCTCGGCCCTTATTACATCGCCAACCTGATCAACCTGATCGGCCCGGTCAAACGTGTCGGCGGCATGACCTCGATGGCGTCGCCCACCCGCACCATCACCAGCCAGCCGCGCAACGGCGAGATCATCCCGGTCAAGACGCCGACGACGATCCAGGCGCTGCTCGAATTCGTCAACGGCGCCACCGTGACGCTGACGGCGAGTTGGGACGTGTGGTCGCATCGGCATGCCAATATGGAGCTCTACGGCACCGACGGCTCGCTCTACGTGCCGGACCCGAACTTCTTCGGCGGCACCGTTGAGGCAAGCGGCCGCGACAAGGACATCAAGCCGCTCGATGCCTGGGAGCATCCGTTCGGCAAGATCAACCAGGAAAGCCCGAACGGATCGCGCGCCAACTACCGCACCGCCGGCCTTGCCGACATGGCGATGTCGCTGATCGAGGGACGCGACGCGCGCTGCTCGCTCGACCGCACGCTGCACGGCGTCGACGTCATGACCTCGATCCTGAAATCGGGCGAGGAGGGCCGGTTCATCGACCTGACCACGACCTGCACGCAGCCGGCGGCTCTCGGCATCGAAGAAGCGCAGGCGCTTCTGAAGTAG
- a CDS encoding ABC transporter related (PFAM: ABC transporter related~SMART: AAA ATPase~KEGG: ret:RHE_CH02452 multidrug ABC transporter, ATP-binding protein), whose amino-acid sequence MAPIISVQNLTKTYANGFEALKGINLDVEKGEILALLGPNGAGKTTLISIICGIANPSRGRVLVAGHDVVKDFRATRGMIGLVPQELTTDQFETVFNTVSFSRGLHGKKANPAHIEKVLRALSLWDKKDNMLRQLSGGMKRRVLIAKALSHEPEILFLDEPTAGVDVTLRKDMWHVVEELRASGVTIILTTHYIEEAEEIADRVGVINGGKLLLVEDKAALMAKLGRKQLILDLTEPLSRLPDCFAGNGLTLEADGNRLTYDFDAGNEQESIAALLTRLGENNIHFKDLSTRQSSLEDIFVALVGAEK is encoded by the coding sequence ATGGCCCCCATCATTTCCGTTCAGAACCTCACCAAGACCTATGCCAATGGGTTCGAGGCCCTGAAGGGCATCAATCTCGACGTCGAAAAAGGCGAGATCCTGGCGTTGCTCGGGCCGAACGGTGCGGGCAAGACGACGCTGATCTCGATCATCTGCGGCATCGCCAATCCGAGCCGCGGCCGGGTGCTGGTTGCTGGCCACGACGTCGTGAAGGATTTCCGCGCCACCCGCGGGATGATCGGGCTGGTGCCGCAGGAGCTGACCACCGATCAGTTCGAGACGGTGTTCAATACGGTGAGCTTTTCGCGTGGACTGCACGGCAAGAAGGCCAATCCTGCCCATATCGAGAAGGTGCTGCGCGCGCTCTCGTTGTGGGACAAGAAGGACAATATGCTGCGCCAGCTCTCCGGCGGCATGAAGCGGCGGGTGCTGATCGCCAAGGCGCTTTCCCATGAGCCGGAAATTCTTTTCCTCGACGAGCCGACCGCCGGCGTCGACGTGACGTTGCGCAAGGACATGTGGCATGTCGTTGAAGAGCTTCGGGCCTCCGGCGTCACCATCATTCTGACTACCCACTATATCGAAGAGGCCGAGGAAATCGCTGACCGTGTCGGCGTCATCAATGGCGGCAAGTTGCTGCTCGTCGAGGACAAGGCGGCGCTGATGGCCAAGCTCGGCCGCAAGCAACTCATCCTCGATCTCACCGAACCGCTCAGCCGCCTGCCGGATTGTTTTGCCGGCAATGGGCTGACGCTGGAAGCAGACGGCAACCGGCTGACTTATGATTTCGACGCTGGCAACGAACAGGAAAGCATCGCGGCCCTGCTGACCCGGCTCGGTGAGAACAATATCCATTTCAAGGATCTCTCGACGCGGCAAAGCTCGCTCGAGGACATCTTCGTGGCGCTGGTGGGAGCGGAAAAATGA
- a CDS encoding aldo/keto reductase (PFAM: aldo/keto reductase~KEGG: rec:RHECIAT_CH0002557 probable oxidoreductase protein): MSWQPAADRYSKMKYNRTGRSGLKLPAVSLGLWHNFGGDTPHDRKIDMCRTAFDLGITHFDLANNYGPPPGSAETAFGEIMRTEFVGLRDELIISSKAGYDMWPGPYGEWGSRKYLIASCDQSLKRMGLDYVDIFYSHRFDPETPLEETCSALDHIVRSGRALYVGISSYNSQRSREAAKILKDLGTPCLIHQPSYSMLNRWVEDDRLLDTLDEVGMGSIVFSPLAQGMLTTKYLGGIPEDSRAAQNHFLKRDYIRPSIIDNIRKLNEIAERRGQTLAQMAIAWVLRGGRVTSALIGASRSSQIVDCVKALDNLEFTVEELAEIDVYAREADINLWAKSAERE; encoded by the coding sequence ATGAGCTGGCAACCAGCCGCAGACCGCTATTCGAAAATGAAATATAACCGCACGGGCCGTTCCGGCCTGAAGCTGCCGGCCGTCTCGCTCGGCCTTTGGCACAATTTCGGCGGCGACACGCCGCATGACCGCAAAATCGACATGTGCCGCACGGCCTTCGACCTCGGCATCACCCATTTCGACCTCGCCAACAATTACGGCCCGCCTCCCGGCAGCGCCGAGACCGCCTTCGGCGAAATCATGCGCACCGAATTTGTCGGGCTTCGCGACGAGCTGATCATCTCCTCCAAGGCCGGCTACGACATGTGGCCCGGCCCTTACGGCGAATGGGGCAGCCGCAAGTATCTGATCGCCTCCTGCGACCAGAGCCTGAAGCGCATGGGCCTCGACTATGTCGACATCTTCTATTCGCACCGCTTCGACCCGGAAACGCCATTGGAAGAGACCTGTAGCGCGCTCGACCATATCGTCCGTTCCGGCCGGGCACTCTATGTCGGCATTTCCTCCTATAATTCGCAGCGCTCGCGCGAAGCTGCAAAGATCCTGAAGGATCTCGGCACGCCGTGCCTGATCCACCAGCCGAGCTATTCGATGCTCAACCGCTGGGTCGAGGACGACAGGCTGCTCGATACGCTGGATGAGGTCGGCATGGGCTCGATCGTCTTCTCGCCACTCGCCCAGGGCATGCTGACGACGAAATATCTCGGCGGCATTCCCGAAGACAGCCGAGCGGCGCAGAACCACTTTCTCAAGCGCGACTACATCCGCCCTTCAATTATCGACAATATCCGCAAGCTCAACGAGATCGCCGAAAGGCGCGGCCAGACGCTGGCGCAGATGGCGATCGCCTGGGTACTGCGCGGCGGCCGTGTGACCTCGGCTCTGATCGGCGCCAGCCGCTCGTCGCAGATCGTCGATTGCGTCAAGGCGCTCGACAATCTCGAATTCACCGTCGAGGAACTGGCTGAGATCGACGTCTATGCCCGCGAGGCCGACATCAACCTCTGGGCCAAGTCCGCCGAACGCGAATAG
- a CDS encoding short-chain dehydrogenase/reductase SDR (PFAM: short-chain dehydrogenase/reductase SDR; KR domain protein~KEGG: rec:RHECIAT_CH0002552 probable short-chain dehydrogenase protein) has translation MTDIRIEGARIIIVGGSSGMGLALARRLLGEGAAVTIAGRSEDKLAAARRDLGEHPGLATVAVDISREEEVATLFRNSGRVDHIVSTAADIEGAYQLLPKIELAAAQRVVESKIYGPLLLAKYGAAHLPPSGSITYTSGVAAYRPAARGSVVAAVNAALEGMVRALAVELAPIRINAVSPGWVDTPIWSFVAGEAKQATLDAMAQRLPAGRVGRPDDIADAIRFLIGNGFTTGTILHVEGGHRLV, from the coding sequence ATGACGGATATCAGGATCGAAGGCGCGAGGATCATTATTGTTGGCGGCAGTTCCGGAATGGGGCTGGCGCTGGCGAGGCGCTTGCTCGGGGAAGGGGCGGCGGTAACGATCGCAGGACGCAGTGAAGATAAGCTAGCGGCGGCCCGCCGCGATCTCGGCGAGCATCCTGGATTGGCGACGGTCGCCGTTGATATATCGCGCGAGGAAGAGGTCGCGACGCTGTTCCGCAATAGTGGGCGGGTCGATCACATCGTCAGCACGGCGGCCGATATCGAAGGCGCCTATCAGCTACTGCCTAAGATCGAGCTTGCGGCGGCGCAAAGGGTGGTCGAAAGCAAAATCTACGGGCCGCTGCTGCTGGCAAAATATGGTGCCGCCCATTTGCCGCCGTCAGGATCGATCACCTATACGTCAGGTGTCGCGGCCTACCGGCCGGCGGCGCGTGGATCGGTGGTCGCAGCCGTCAATGCGGCGCTCGAAGGCATGGTCAGGGCGCTTGCTGTTGAACTGGCGCCGATCCGGATCAACGCGGTGTCGCCCGGATGGGTGGACACGCCGATCTGGAGCTTCGTCGCCGGCGAGGCCAAGCAGGCAACGCTTGATGCGATGGCACAGCGCCTGCCGGCCGGACGCGTTGGACGGCCCGATGATATTGCCGATGCGATCCGCTTCCTGATCGGCAACGGCTTCACGACAGGCACTATCCTGCATGTCGAAGGCGGGCATCGGCTGGTCTGA